ATTCTTATTAAAAAAATTGGTGAGATAGGGGATTTACGAGGGCGAAGGCCAAAGGTTTTAATCTTACTGCATTACttctatttaattttaattagaataatatagttttacaaacatataaatagacatagtctatacTCCTTTTCTATCATCAGAATTCGacataataaatttttttctcttttaccaATAATTTTTTTCTCGGAATGATTTCCACGTAAAATTCTgtatattctatttttttttttcatttgtgaTACATTACCATCATCCACGTTCAAAATATTCTTTCATATTTTCTCTAAATCTCCATCTTGTTATACATCTTTTGGGTAAGAAATACATACTATTGGTTTAAAGTTCAAGGCATTGAATTGTAGGACAACAACACAACTCAAAACATGatttaatttaatgtaaaatttaacttttttatcaGGAAATAAATTCACTTAATGAATATTTTAATGAGATTAGAATTCTTACTTATCAATGATAAatcttattaataataaaatggaaTTTTTTAGACCCCTTTGAAGTATGAAGAATCTTAAGTCATTAGAATGGTcaaattacactttaaccctcaaatatttataattcaattctatACCTCCAAAATAGAAATTTTATTTAATCTATTTAGAAATTGTAACATCTCAAGTTGGTAAAACTATATTTGGACCCATTCAAAATGTTATAATTCGATTCTTCCCCGTAGAACCCCTGCATTTCATGAACATTTTTCCACCCAATATTAACAGTGGTTGTGTTATTAAAGTGGACAGGGAGGTAATGCCATTGCAAAGCCAATGGCCAAAGCTAGAAGTGAGAGATCAAGCTTTTTCTAGGCATGGTGGTAGTATACTtaattcttcatttttctttttcattggTGTCCCGTAATTTTGTTTACTGCATTGGGTAGGCAGGTTATGGACATGTGATTCTATGTATCATtcatgttttaaatgcttttaaTAAAATCTAATATCACTTAGCCAAAAAAAATGAGTTGAAAAGAATAAAATATTCCGATTATGAgtttaactttcaaatttttaaattgtaggatttatgtaattttaattcaaattattgattttttttctaGTACAAATATTTCTTACATTTTCTAATGTTAAAGTGGTTAAAGTATTGAATGtacaatgatttttttaaaatcaaaagtATTATATTAAGAAACTAAAAGATTGTGAAGCTAATTCATAATAGATAACAAAGTTCTATTGCAACTAGAAGGGATTGCTTAATTCTAATAACGAAAaagataataaaatgatataataccTGCTAAGTTGTTCTTAGAAAAATCAATGAATACGAGAGAAATAAAATTTCCAATAATCGGTGAAATTTCACCtcaaacatataattaaatttatcaaaatttattaattttatctaGCAAGCcactaatttatttttttagcATTGTAGGCATCTATTTTTTGAAGCACTAAACACAAAAAtatcaaatcacaaaattcataGTCATAGAAGAGGATTAGATACATTGGTTCCATGTCACTCAAAATCTCAAAATCATCCAAGAAAAAGCAAATAAAGTTGTTTGTTATTTTGATCATTCACGTTTTAGACTCTTTGTTAAATGGTTAACAAAAGTTATGATGTGATCTTTTTTCTAActgatataaataatatatttagtccttaatacttacacattttatcaatttgatcttgaaaacatataattaaatataaattatatattatgaaaatgtacaaatataattatttatatacatttatttgaataatattatatgtgtttatatttaattataattataaggcTCAAATATGCATTTAGCCCCCAAACTTGACACTTCTCCCATGTTGGTACTTATGATTTTTTATCCCAAGTTGGTACCCAAATTTTCATTCTGTAAAGGCCTTTGATACTTTTTTTTTGTGACAATATTAAATATATAGGACACATGACACTTTTAGGATGCCATaatctatttttttataaaaaataataaaagttaaaagaaaatatatgaaatatatataatttttcaaaatataaaagaaattataaattataaaaatatatgtatctaaaaattaaaaattggaaaaattctaaaattcaagttagaaaaataaaaaatacctgAAAATTTTACACATTTTTCTAAATAAATTGCAAACAAATTAGATGAAGATAAATTTTACAATAAATTTTATGTTTAGAGATGGGTACAAATTATTACACTAATTTCCAAGTTAACAAGATTGCAAAAGATGATGATTCGAAAAAGGTTTACTAGGAGCTTTTtggttttccttttttttttttgttaattatttGCTAGGTGGTAGGAAAAACCGGATTCCTTTGTTGATTATGCTATTAGCATGATCACGaatgaaatttataaaaataacaaatttactAAGTTTTTGGGGTTTTGAGTTTTGTGGTTTACAAATTTATATATAAGTTTATCAATATTTAgttatatgtgtttaaatatatttatatttatatttaattatatgtgtttgaagataaaatgatataatttataaatatggaggttaaatttattgaatcatttaaaattagaattaaattgatagaatatataaGTATTGaggaataaatatattattacagCAGTTAGAAAAGGCAACATCATTGTTAACTATTTAACGAAGAGTGACCaaattagaaataatttaaaatgtgaGAAATGGAAATAGAAATGATCTAAAATGTtagtgactaaattaaaaattttcatagttAGGTGACTAAGTTCTATAGTTTACCCTAGATAGTAGAAGCAATTAGGACTAATTCCACAAAACATCTCAAACTATTACTCAGATTTTGAATTGCACCCTAAACTTGTATACATTCTAATTGAATCCTCAAAGTATCAATATTGTATCAACCAGGTCCTTCTGCCAATTTAGCTATCAATTTGAGCATTAAATGTCAGTTTGGATATgatttaaaacatatttaaaatacgTGGTTCAAATTGTAAATATGAATGTATTTATCGCATGGATAACTTGGATATCACATATTAAAAAAACAATGGCAATAACATTTaggaatttttttcattttttaaatatatgtttAACACGTTAGATTCAAGTAGTTTATGGAATAGATGCAAACATATTTACAATTTGATCCACATTTGTGCTTTTAAATATACTATATGTTAGATTTAAAGGTGTTCAATGGTTGGGATTGGACTTAAGTTTTTAACCTTGGGCTATCCCGACCCGAcccatttaattataaaaaaataaaaaattatttttatatatttttataattaaatttgaataattttaCTATCTTTTAAATAATGAAATGGGCTATTTGGCCGAACCGAATCCTAGCCTAGAAATTTTTTTGAAACCAAACCTATGCTCGATTTTATCTATGAACATCTCTAATTAGATTAAGTTgacttattattttaaattaacaaTTAAACTGACAAAAGACttaacaaataaaattttaagattcAATTACATGGTTTCAAAATTTATCATACGAAGTTACAACAAAAGTttaactttgcgtataactctgTTATTAGCTTTGATTTCTTACGACTTATTAATCTCTTTTTTACTTAATAAATTTGACTTGAAGATATTTATGGCTATTTCAAATACTGGATTTCCGTGcatttatttttatacttttaatttgattaattatatatatgttttgagaAAATATAATATTTGATGCATTATTAGTGTATGATATTTTGTACAAGTCTCATCGTTAATGAATGATAACATACTATATAATcattaaactaaattaaaaatatggaGGACTTATAAGTAgatactaataattttatttaaacataattaaacattaaacgtaactattataaatatatattaataactcTCGAATTTAAGATGTTGAGTTTAAGGGTTTAAGGTATAAAATTTAGGATCTCATgtttaaagtttagggttttagcatttatttatagttaattatgtttgaataaaattattagtatttatttataagtttttcactaatttttattttatttaataatgatGTATTATGTTATTATTCACTAGATTTCCCATGTAGGAATCATTAGTGAAAGTATCAAATTGTTTGCCTTGAGGAATGGGTCCCTTGAGATTATTTTGAGAAAGATTTAACACCTCTAAGAATCCAAGATTTTTAAACTCAGTCGGAATTCTTCCTTCGAGTTTGTTTGTTTGATGAGAGATCTAATGATTCAAGCTCTGACAAATGACCTAAAGATGATGAGATAGGACCTATTAAACAGTTATGGGAGAGGTTTAGGACAATAAGTAAATTAAGCTCACCAAGTATTTTTGGAATTTCTCCCGAGAATTGATTACTAGAAAGGTCAATAACCGTCCAAATGGATAATGGTATTTGAAACTCTTTGTGCAACCCTTTTGCTGTAATAGATAAACCAGAAGCATAATTCACAAAAACTTTACCAAATCCTTGTTGCATGTACTTtggttcaactttcttttcatACTCTTCTCTAATGGCATGCAAATGTTCAAAAAAATTTGTAGGTAAGTAGCCACTGAAGTTATTGCAAGAAAGATCAATTATACGCAAACGAGTTAAGGAAACTGCAACATCAAAGCTATCTATTTGGCCATAAAATCTATTCGACCTTAAGATAAGAACATACAATTGATCCAAATTTTCTAACCAATTTGGGAAAGTGTCATTCAAATTGTTGTTTCCAACATGAAGAAGGTTTAAATCTTTGCAATTAGCCAAAGATCGTGGTAGTGACCCCTCTAATTTATTGTTGTTGATGCGAAAACTTTTCAACATGCAACCTTTAGCAAAATTTTCTCGTATTTGACGACGAAAATTATTATTCCCTAGATCAACTGTTGAGAGAGAAGAACTCAAGTTTTCAAGGCACTCTGGAATTGTTCCATCCAAATTATTCTTAGATAGATCGAGACTCGTAAGAGAAGTTAAATTGCATATTGAGGAGGCCATTGTTCCAATTAAATTATTGTACGAAACTTCATACCCTTGCAATGAAGGTGGTAGTGTTTGAATTCGGCCTTGGAGATAAAATTAGAATTAAGGGCTTAAAGATTCTTTGGAATATAAAATGCAAAATAACTACATTTTTTATGTAATACATATATGATGtgtataacaaataaaaatagttGGTACTACACTACTTCTAACCATTTTTAGATGGATGAGAACAATTTTTAAGTTGTAATCTATCGAAAGAATCTACTACTACACtctaaagaaaattttatttccattacttaaaaaaaaaaagagattgcataaatgtataaaaatataaaaaaaacaaaaatgaaattataccTAACAATTTGTTATAAAAGAGATAAACATATGTAAAGAAATCAATTTTCAACAACGCgaggaattatatatatatatatatcttttgtttgtatttttcttttaatatcttacttattttttatagtttatgtttGGAGTTTACCCTTTTTCTCTTATGAGTATAATATATTTTACCACTGCACTAAATATTTATTGGTGCAGTATTTATTATAgctacaaataattttattttatgaaactCTAAGTATCTATAACTGGTACTTAAAATCTAcattttgtgtttataattttgtAAGAATGAGGAGTTAGTTGAGATTATAGaaaatcataaaagtctcaagatTCATGTTATGAAAGTCCTTCTTTATGAAAATACTTCTCTGTTTAACAATGATGGTGAAGCAGATGCCCGCTAATCAAATAGAAACTAAGTAATTTGTTACtcaaattattgatttttataCTAATACTTCTTATTTTTCTAATGTCAAAGTTTTTAAAGGATTGCATATCTGTAACCGCAAAAggagaataaaaataatattatacctGTTAAGTAGTTATCATAAAGATTGATGTACTCGAGGAAGTAAAATTTCTAATAACAAAACAATTTCACCTAAACCATATaattaaaatagtcaaaatttacTATTTTTGAAACATACCTTAATTTCAAAGCGAGTATATACAGATGTATCTTTTGAAAAGTTTACCACACAATTGTAAACATTAATAGATCATCCAAAATCTCAAAATCATTAAACACACAAAATTATTACTTCAATAAAATAACTACTTGACCATTTTTTTAAAGGTATGATTATGTAACATAATAATTTGATGTACTATACTAACGTGAAGTCATTTTTCATATATAATCTTTTTTCATTAATTACATTTGTGACAAGCACGCAAATTATTCGTATAACcaataaaatgattaattaatttatttcataatattttacattttcaaGATGCAGAAGAATGACTCTAAGATTTTAATCTATTAAAATTAACTACTACAATTATCTTTTAataacttttattttgattactgaatgtataaatttaatagaaaaaagaagaagaagaaaagaaagatgaaaatataCCTGTTAATTTAATCGTTTAATGTTCAAGGCATTGAATTGTAGGACAACAATCCAACTCAAAACATGatttaatttaatgtaaaatttaacttttttttatcaGGAAATAAATTCACTTAATGAATACTTTTAATGAGAATAGAATTCTTACTTATCAATGATAAatcttattaataataaaaatggaaattttgtTTTTAGACCCCCTTGaagtaggggtgagcaaaattcgatttgactcgaaaaaatcgaaaaaaatttgaatttcgagttaaacgaatcgagttattcgagtcaactcgaattttttttcgaatttcgagttcgaatcgagttgagttttc
This is a stretch of genomic DNA from Gossypium arboreum isolate Shixiya-1 chromosome 11, ASM2569848v2, whole genome shotgun sequence. It encodes these proteins:
- the LOC128283971 gene encoding receptor-like protein 33 is translated as MASSICNLTSLTSLDLSKNNLDGTIPECLENLSSSLSTVDLGNNNFRRQIRENFAKGCMLKSFRINNNKLEGSLPRSLANCKDLNLLHVGNNNLNDTFPNWLENLDQLYVLILRSNRFYGQIDSFDVAVSLTRLRIIDLSCNNFSGYLPTNFFEHLHAIREEYEKKVEPKYMQQGFGKVFVNYASGLSITAKGLHKEFQIPLSIWTVIDLSSNQFSGEIPKILGELNLLIVLNLSHNCLIGPISSSLGHLSELESLDLSSNKQTRRKNSD